The following are encoded in a window of Onthophagus taurus isolate NC chromosome 3, IU_Otau_3.0, whole genome shotgun sequence genomic DNA:
- the LOC139429379 gene encoding uncharacterized protein, which produces MLHLIGNSHARASDNTDGMTDPLVAVLPRNNDSTNVVESSLPSLPLYCSGNFDGLSRTMQDFTTDPPLYEQIMNELRSQPGNDNGAIVTTSPTLSSYGLTRISMEIREEGTYQEVVVPPEPATNQADVVQPLPDIVHTDVTSQAPAENQVLAAPSVPATEDVSQPSDRICVSPVFSSGPIRYTSRRIKKRVNLLSRGCVKQTTRPNPSPASQDSCRLLRNALAKPPRNTRRVPTLATVTRPATVVTSPPEVTIDIRDSPPTITTIPPQNVVFPPPLPIPTIPQRQNLPAVNTAHPDPWVDAFLHSTTNLASSLLSQEDFFILGLKPQLQTKVTTLEHHKRHFVNALNAVNQNPTVCFAASSNILNMYNTKINLYKSLLRLLPDNG; this is translated from the coding sequence ATGCTTCACTTAATTGGTAACAGCCACGCTCGTGCAAGCGATAATACCGATGGTATGACCGACCCACTGGTTGCCGTGCTGCCACGCAATAACGACAGTACGAATGTTGTTGAGTCAAGCCTACCGTCGTTACCATTATATTGCAGCGGCAACTTTGACGGTTTGAGTCGTACCATGCAGGATTTCACTACAGACCCACCACTGTACGAGCAAATAATGAATGAGCTCCGGTCACAGCCAGGGAACGACAATGGTGCGATTGTTACCACCAGTCCAACCTTGTCGTCCTACGGCTTAACTCGCATCAGTATGGAGATACGAGAAGAAGGAACATATCAGGAAGTTGTTGTGCCACCTGAACCTGCTACCAATCAGGCCGACGTGGTACAACCACTTCCAGATATTGTACATACGGATGTCACAAGTCAAGCACCTGCTGAAAACCAGGTGCTTGCGGCACCGTCTGTACCAGCGACGGAAGACGTATCCCAACCCTCCGATAGGATATGTGTTTCGCCTGTCTTCTCGAGTGGACCCATACGGTACACATCCCGCCGTATAAAAAAACGCGTCAACTTGTTGTCAAGGGGTTGCGTGAAACAAACTACCCGCCCAAACCCTTCTCCTGCTTCACAAGACTCCTGTAGATTGCTGCGAAACGCATTAGCCAAACCTCCCCGTAACACACGAAGAGTACCTACACTCGCTACAGTAACCAGACCTGCAACGGTGGTTACATCTCCACCAGAGGTGACCATCGACATCCGTGACAGCCCGCCAACTATCACAACTATCCCACCACAAAATGTGGTGTTCCCACCACCTTTACCTATCCCTACTATCCCGCAGAGGCAAAATCTTCCAGCTGTAAATACCGCACATCCCGACCCATGGGTTGATGCGTTTCTGCATTCAACAACCAACTTGGCAAGCAGTCTTTTGTCCCAAGAGGATTTTTTCATCTTGGGCTTGAAACCTCAATTGCAAACCAAAGTGACGACTTTGGAACATCATAAGCGCCACTTCGTGAACGCGTTGAATGCAGTAAACCAGAATCCCACCGTCTGCTTTGCTGCTTCTTCAAACATCCTTAACATGTACAACACCAAAATTAACCTGTATAAGTCCCTTCTCAGGCTGCTGCCTGACAACGGTtaa